From the Candidatus Effluviviaceae Genus V sp. genome, the window GGACGAGCCCCTCGTCGTCCATCACATCGCGATAGTACGGGACCGTCTCGTACGCGTGGCGCACGAGCGACGCGACGCGTTCGTCCTGGTACGCCCGATGCTCCTCCGGGTCGAGACGCTCCGAGCGCTCCAGGAAGCGTGCCGCCTCCTCGAAACCGTCACCGAAGCGTTCGCGCCTGATGCGTCTGCCGTACTCCGAGACCAGCAGGTTCTGGATGCCCACGGGGGCGCGCCTGTAGACCTTCTCGGCGAAGCCGCTCAACACGACCCTCTCCCCCTGTACGATGCGACCAGCTCCTCGTGCGCGCACGCGATGCGTCCGAGGTTCTTCCGGATGTCTCCGCGCTCCTCGACGATGGACCGGTTCAGCTCCGCCGCCTTCGCTCTGTGCCCGTCGTCCGAGAGAGCGCGCTCGATGGCCTCCGCGTAGTCGGCCACATCATCGCCCGCGACGAGAAAACCGTTGCTCCCGTTCTCGATCCACAGCCGGTTCGCCTCGATGTCCCGAACGATCGGGAAGACCCCCGTCGCCATCGCCTCGAGAAGCGACGCCGACACGCCGTCCGACGGCACCGGGGAGACGTAGACCCGACTCCGTGCCAGGAGACCGGGAAGCTCCTCGTACGACACCGGACCCGGCAGCGACACGCCCCCGGCGACGCCGAGTCTCTCGGCGAGCGCGAGAAGCTCCTCACGTTCATCCCCCTCGCCGGCCAGCACCGCCCTGATCGCGCGGCCCTCCGCCAGGCGTGCGACGGCGCCGACGACCACGTCCAGGTGATACCAGCGGTGGAGGCTCCTCGTCGTCACGACGTCGATCTCCCGGTCGGTCTCCTCCCTCGCGGCGAAGAGATCGAGGTCGATGCCGCGAGGACACGTCAGGATCCTCTCCGGATCGGCCCCCAGCTCGACGAGCCTCGCGGTCATGTGCGGGGCCCACGAGTTGATCAGATCGGCCTCCCGGACCGCCTTCGTCGCCGCCATCCGCTTGGGCCACGAGCCCTCGGGCACGACGATGCGCTGCCCCTGCGCGGCCACCACGAGCGGATGGAAACCCGTTCGCGCTGCGAGGTAGCCGTAGCTGGCGACCCTGTAGCCGATGATCAGGTCGGGCTCGATCCTCCGGACGATGCGGGCTATCTGGCCCGCGCGCA encodes:
- a CDS encoding glycosyltransferase, with protein sequence MRVAFLADANAINTKSWVDFYAAELGHDVHVVSVNQRGTFVDGVTLHSLGSPEGTHSLSGKLAYLMRAGQIARIVRRIEPDLIIGYRVASYGYLAARTGFHPLVVAAQGQRIVVPEGSWPKRMAATKAVREADLINSWAPHMTARLVELGADPERILTCPRGIDLDLFAAREETDREIDVVTTRSLHRWYHLDVVVGAVARLAEGRAIRAVLAGEGDEREELLALAERLGVAGGVSLPGPVSYEELPGLLARSRVYVSPVPSDGVSASLLEAMATGVFPIVRDIEANRLWIENGSNGFLVAGDDVADYAEAIERALSDDGHRAKAAELNRSIVEERGDIRKNLGRIACAHEELVASYRGRGSC